A segment of the Flavobacteriales bacterium genome:
AAGGGGAAAGACTTTACTTGTAGATAAATTAGAAGTCCTTGATAAGCCCTTTTTTGTTGTGAAGGTGGAAGGGGAGAAGGCTCCAGTTTATATTGTTAAAAGAGAGAATGGATTGTACGAAGGCTTTCTTATGCTGTGCACGCATAAGTTATGTGAATTGAAAGCTACCGGTACGTTTTTAACTTGCCCGTGCCATGGTAGTGAGTTCTCGAATGAAGGTAAAGTATTGAATGGTCCCGCTACGAAAGACCTAGCTAGATATAAAGTAGCAAGTGATGACAAGAATATAATTTTAATGTTGAAATGAAAATGAGCGCATTTACGAAAGCAATAATTTTGTTTGTATCGTTTACAATTGCTGTAAGCGGTGGATATAGTCAGACAGATACCACAGAAGTTGTGGATAGTGCAAAGTTCGAACTGATTAACCAAGATGCTATTTACAACCGACCGTTTATTCAAATTGAAAAATTGAGAACAGCAGTGGGTGGTTACATGGAGGCTAATACCAATTACTTTGCTGAAGATGGTGTGTCAGAGGGATTTGGAATGGAGCTAAGACGTTTTAATATATTTCTGTATTCAACTATTCACGAGCGAATTAAGTTCTTATCCGAGTTAGAGTTTGAACATGGAACAGAAGAGATTGCTTTGGAAACGGCTTTGATTGATGTAGAAATCAATACGGCCTTAAATTTCAGAGCGGGTATATTACTTCCTCAAATAGGACTTGTTAATGCAAATCACGATTCACCTAAATGGGATTTTGTTGATCGGCCACT
Coding sequences within it:
- a CDS encoding Rieske (2Fe-2S) protein, with amino-acid sequence RGKTLLVDKLEVLDKPFFVVKVEGEKAPVYIVKRENGLYEGFLMLCTHKLCELKATGTFLTCPCHGSEFSNEGKVLNGPATKDLARYKVASDDKNIILMLK